In Anaeromyxobacter sp., the following proteins share a genomic window:
- a CDS encoding radical SAM protein, whose amino-acid sequence MRRVIAAPAAPAAPFGVYVHFPYCAHRCPYCDFAVTTSPVPAGGRYGRAVLAELGLRAAPFDDLSLVSVYLGGGTPSRWPVEEVAEVLAALRARFGDAALREVTLEANPESCDPGRLAAWRQAGVNRLSIGVQSFDPGVLAQLGRRHDGVTAARAIEAAAAALPSVSVDLIYAGRRSSVATATTDAARAVACGASHVSAYALTLEAAVMAEEVPLARAARTGRLTFPGDEEAVAQARAIRNRLRRLGLRRYEVSNFARPGHESVHNQLYWDGESYLGLGAGAAGCRRGGAGGSLRWQDLRDAGAWLAAVEAGRLPTGEEDPISPAADRNERLMLGLRTRRGVALAALSSAQAREVETLVRRRLAVRRAGRLVLTSRGLDLESAVAERLFE is encoded by the coding sequence ATGAGGCGGGTGATCGCCGCCCCGGCAGCGCCTGCCGCCCCCTTCGGCGTCTACGTCCACTTCCCCTACTGCGCCCACCGCTGCCCGTACTGCGACTTCGCCGTCACCACCAGCCCGGTGCCGGCCGGCGGCCGCTACGGGCGCGCCGTGCTGGCCGAGCTCGGACTGCGCGCCGCCCCGTTCGACGACCTCTCGCTGGTGAGCGTCTACCTGGGCGGCGGCACGCCCTCGCGCTGGCCGGTGGAGGAGGTGGCCGAGGTGCTGGCGGCGCTGCGCGCCCGCTTCGGCGACGCGGCGCTGCGCGAGGTGACGCTGGAGGCCAACCCGGAGTCCTGCGACCCCGGCCGCCTGGCGGCCTGGCGCCAGGCCGGGGTCAACCGGCTCTCCATCGGCGTGCAGTCCTTCGATCCCGGCGTGCTGGCCCAGCTGGGCCGGCGCCACGACGGCGTCACCGCGGCCCGGGCCATCGAGGCGGCGGCGGCGGCCCTGCCGAGCGTCAGCGTGGACCTGATCTACGCCGGTCGCCGCTCCAGCGTGGCCACGGCCACCACCGACGCGGCGCGGGCGGTGGCCTGCGGGGCCAGCCACGTCTCGGCCTACGCGCTCACGCTGGAGGCCGCGGTGATGGCCGAGGAGGTGCCGCTGGCGCGGGCGGCCCGGACCGGGCGGCTCACCTTCCCGGGCGACGAGGAGGCGGTGGCGCAGGCGCGGGCCATCCGCAACAGGCTGCGCCGGCTCGGCCTGCGGCGCTACGAGGTCTCCAACTTCGCCCGGCCCGGCCACGAGTCGGTGCACAACCAGCTCTACTGGGACGGCGAGAGCTACCTCGGCCTGGGCGCCGGGGCGGCCGGCTGCCGGCGCGGCGGGGCCGGCGGCTCGCTCCGCTGGCAGGACCTGCGCGACGCCGGGGCCTGGCTCGCCGCGGTGGAGGCGGGGCGGCTCCCCACCGGAGAGGAGGACCCCATCTCGCCCGCCGCCGACCGGAACGAGCGGCTCATGCTGGGGCTGCGCACCCGGCGCGGCGTGGCGCTGGCGGCCCTCTCCAGCGCGCAGGCGCGGGAGGTGGAGACCCTGGTGCGGCGGCGGCTGGCGGTGCGACGCGCCGGGCGGCTGGTGCTCACCAGCCGCGGCCTGGACCTCGAGAGCGCGGTGGCCGAGCGGCTCTTCGAGTAG